A window of the Lates calcarifer isolate ASB-BC8 linkage group LG18, TLL_Latcal_v3, whole genome shotgun sequence genome harbors these coding sequences:
- the kin gene encoding DNA/RNA-binding protein KIN17: MGKADFLSPKAISNRIKAKGLQKLRWYCQMCQKQCRDENGFKCHCMSESHQRQLLLASEDPTKFMDYFSDEFKSDFLELLRRRFGTKRVHNNIVYNEYISYREHVHMNSTQWETLTDFTKWLGREGLCKVDETPKGWYIQYIDRDPETIRRQEEQARKKKQEMDDEERSARFIEEQVRRGRTSKETDETPVYTELKRESEEEKVAFNLGASSSIAGPSKSSSVLGASALKTAASSSTKRKDTSSSSDSRGEKKKKSALEEIIEMEEKKKQSVRTDYWLQPNIVVKVITKRLGEKYHKKKAIIMEVRDKYGAVVKMIDSGDKLKLDQNHLETVIPAPGKKVLILNGPYRDTEAVLEGIDEKNFCATLTLDSGQQKGERVDVAYEDFSKLA, encoded by the exons ATGGGGAAAGCAGATTTTCTCTCCCCTAAGGCGATAAGCAACCGGATTAAAGCCAAAGGTCTCCAGAAATTGAGGTGGTATTGTCAAATGTGTCAGAAACAATGTAGAGATGAG AATGGcttcaaatgtcactgtatgTCGGAGTCCCACCAGAGGCAGCTACTGCTGGCCTCAGAGGATCCAACCAAGTTCATGGACTACTTCTCCGA TGAGTTCAAGAGCGACTTCCTGGAGCTACTCAGAAGACGTTTTG GAACCAAGAGAGTGCATAACAATATTGTCTACAACGAGTACATCAGTTACCGGGAGCACGTCCACATGAACTCCACGCAGTGGGAGACTCTTACTGACTTTACCAAGTGGCTGGGCAGAGAAG GCCTGTGTAAAGTTGACGAGACCCCTAAAGGCTGGTACATCCAGTACATCGATCGTGACCCAGAGACTATCCGCCGCCAAGAGGAGCAGGCgaggaagaagaagcaggagatGGATGACGAGGAGAGGAGCGCCAGGTTCATCGAGGAGCAGGTCCGCAGAGGCCGCACCAGCAAGGAGACGGAT GAAACTCCAGTTTATACAGAGCTGAAACGTgagagtgaagaagaaaaag TTGCTTTCAACCTGGGAGCCTCTTCATCTATAGCCGGTCCATCAAAATCAAG tTCTGTCCTGGGTGCCAGCGCTCTCAAAACAGCAGCGTCATCCTCGACCAAGAGGAAAGATACTTCATCCAGTTCAGACTCCaggggggagaagaagaagaaatctgcTCTGGAAGAAATCATAGAG atggaggagaagaagaagcagtCGGTCAGGACAGATTACTGGCTGCAGCCCAACATCGTGGTCAAAGTCATCACCAAGAGACTGGGAGAGAAGTACCACAAGAAGAAGGCTATCATCATG GAGGTGCGAGACAAATACGGAGCGGTGGTGAAGATGATTGACTCCggagacaaactgaaactggACCAGAATCACCTAGAGACGGTCATACCTGCACCAG GTAAAAAGGTTTTGATCCTGAACGGTCCATACAGAGACACGGAGGCTGTGCTGGAGGGGATTGATGAGAAAAATTTCTGCGCCACGCTCACACTCGACTCA GGTCAACAGAAAGGGGAGAGAGTGGACGTTGCCTACGAGGATTTCTCCAAACTGGCCTGA